A single window of Microbispora hainanensis DNA harbors:
- the dgoD gene encoding galactonate dehydratase, whose translation MKITRIETFLVPPRWLFCRVETDEGHVGWGEPVVEGRAGSVRAAVGEIAELLIGADPLRIEDHWQVMTKGGFYRGGPVLASAVAGLDQALWDIAGKARGVPVHELLGGPVRDHVRAYAWIGGDEPGEIEEEARRQVEAGFTAVKMNASGRMSPIAGPGEIDEVIARVTAVREVLGPGRDIAVDFHGRVSYPNARRLLPLLEPLTPLFVEEPVVPESLPQVRSLVEASNIPIALGERLYSRWDFLPAFQAGVAVAQPDLSHAGGISEVRRIAAQAEVFGALLAPHCPLGPISLASSLQVAFATPNFLIQEQSIGIHYNDGNELLDYLVDPSVFAFSEGRLSRPTGPGLGIVVDEAAVREADKRGHAWRSPVWRYPDHSFAEW comes from the coding sequence GTGAAGATCACGCGCATCGAAACGTTCCTGGTGCCGCCCCGGTGGCTGTTCTGCCGGGTCGAGACCGACGAGGGACACGTCGGCTGGGGCGAGCCCGTCGTCGAGGGGCGGGCCGGCTCGGTCAGGGCGGCGGTCGGCGAGATCGCCGAGCTGCTCATCGGCGCCGACCCGCTGCGCATCGAGGACCACTGGCAGGTCATGACCAAGGGCGGCTTCTACCGCGGCGGGCCGGTGCTCGCCAGCGCCGTCGCCGGTCTCGACCAGGCCCTGTGGGACATCGCCGGCAAGGCGCGCGGCGTTCCCGTCCACGAGCTGCTCGGCGGTCCCGTACGCGACCACGTCCGGGCGTACGCCTGGATCGGCGGCGACGAGCCCGGCGAGATCGAGGAGGAGGCCCGGCGTCAGGTGGAGGCGGGCTTCACCGCGGTGAAGATGAACGCCAGCGGCCGCATGTCCCCCATCGCGGGCCCGGGCGAGATCGACGAGGTCATCGCGCGCGTCACGGCGGTCCGCGAGGTGCTCGGCCCGGGCCGCGACATCGCGGTCGACTTCCACGGCCGGGTCTCCTATCCGAACGCCCGGCGGCTGCTGCCGCTGCTCGAACCGCTCACGCCCCTGTTCGTCGAGGAACCGGTCGTGCCGGAGTCGCTGCCCCAGGTGCGCAGCCTCGTGGAGGCGTCGAACATCCCCATCGCCCTGGGCGAGCGGCTCTACTCCCGCTGGGACTTCCTGCCGGCCTTCCAGGCGGGCGTCGCCGTGGCGCAGCCCGACCTGTCCCACGCCGGCGGCATCTCGGAGGTCCGCCGCATCGCCGCCCAGGCCGAGGTGTTCGGCGCGCTGCTCGCGCCCCACTGCCCGCTGGGACCGATCTCCCTGGCCTCCAGCCTCCAGGTGGCGTTCGCGACCCCCAACTTCCTGATCCAGGAACAGAGCATCGGCATCCACTACAACGACGGCAACGAACTGCTCGACTACCTGGTCGATCCGTCCGTCTTCGCGTTCAGCGAGGGCCGCCTCTCCCGGCCGACCGGGCCGGGCCTCGGCATCGTGGTCGACGAGGCGGCCGTACGTGAGGCCGACAAGCGGGGTCACGCCTGGCGCTCCCCGGTCTGGCGCTACCCCGACCACTCCTTCGCAGAATGGTGA
- a CDS encoding FadR/GntR family transcriptional regulator, whose amino-acid sequence MSTYKGRGIHGQVVEIIGRRLVTGQFAENGRIDLVELEAELQVSRTVVREALKVLAGKGLVDSRQKRGTVVRPRSEWNLLDPDVISWEFENRGSEMLGQLAEVRQMFEPAAAALAAGRRTDADLAELEAALEDMTAATTPAEAASADLRFHRAVLAATGNELLVRMEVVIESVLAERDRIVHDVVTTDDPVPSHRALLDAIRAGDGEAARTCALALLDKSMADVDRAARLQGDR is encoded by the coding sequence ATGAGCACCTACAAAGGGCGTGGCATCCACGGCCAGGTCGTCGAGATCATCGGCCGCCGCCTCGTCACCGGGCAGTTCGCCGAGAACGGGCGCATCGACCTGGTCGAGCTGGAGGCCGAGCTGCAGGTGTCCCGCACCGTGGTGCGTGAAGCGCTGAAGGTGCTGGCCGGCAAGGGCCTGGTCGACTCGCGGCAGAAGCGGGGCACGGTGGTGCGCCCCCGCAGCGAGTGGAACCTGCTCGATCCCGACGTGATCAGCTGGGAGTTCGAGAACCGGGGCAGCGAGATGCTCGGGCAGCTCGCCGAGGTGCGGCAGATGTTCGAACCGGCCGCAGCCGCGCTGGCCGCCGGCCGGCGCACCGACGCCGACCTCGCCGAGCTCGAAGCGGCCCTTGAGGACATGACCGCGGCCACGACACCGGCCGAGGCGGCCTCCGCCGACCTGCGTTTCCACCGCGCCGTCCTGGCCGCGACGGGCAACGAGCTCCTGGTCCGCATGGAGGTCGTCATCGAGTCGGTGCTCGCCGAACGCGACCGCATCGTCCACGACGTCGTCACCACCGACGACCCGGTGCCGAGCCACCGGGCCCTGCTCGACGCCATCCGGGCGGGGGACGGCGAGGCCGCCAGAACCTGCGCGCTCGCGCTGCTCGACAAGTCCATGGCCGACGTCGACCGCGCGGCCCGCCTCCAGGGAGACCGGTGA
- a CDS encoding SDR family NAD(P)-dependent oxidoreductase has protein sequence MNLPGPSTEAGCCAVVTGAASGIGAATARRLGATGMPVLLCDISPAGEEVAAAVVEAGGTARFVRMDVSDESAWGELRRVAHREFGPVRQLVSNAYVVDVRPVHDLGAASWNRQLEVNLTASYLAFRTLHEDLRATSGAVVLVSSVHALVGLPGHPAYAATKAALVGLGRQLAVDYGPDVRVNTVLPGPIMSPAWDRVAEEDRRLSVEATIAKRFGDPAEVAAAIAFLLSDEASYITATTLVVDGGWSATKNSS, from the coding sequence GTGAACCTCCCCGGACCTTCCACGGAGGCCGGATGCTGCGCGGTCGTGACCGGCGCCGCCTCCGGCATCGGCGCGGCTACCGCCAGGCGCCTCGGCGCGACGGGCATGCCCGTCCTGCTGTGCGACATCTCCCCGGCGGGGGAGGAGGTCGCCGCGGCTGTCGTCGAGGCGGGCGGCACGGCAAGATTCGTGCGCATGGACGTCAGCGACGAGAGCGCGTGGGGGGAGCTCCGCCGCGTCGCCCACCGGGAGTTCGGCCCGGTGCGGCAGCTCGTCAGCAACGCCTACGTCGTGGACGTCAGACCTGTCCACGACCTGGGCGCGGCATCGTGGAACCGCCAGCTGGAAGTGAACCTCACCGCCTCCTACCTGGCCTTTCGCACGCTACACGAGGATCTGCGGGCGACGTCGGGGGCGGTCGTCCTCGTCTCGTCGGTGCACGCCCTCGTCGGCCTGCCCGGCCACCCGGCGTACGCGGCGACGAAGGCGGCGCTGGTGGGTCTCGGCCGCCAGCTCGCGGTGGACTACGGCCCCGACGTGCGCGTCAACACCGTGCTGCCCGGGCCGATCATGTCCCCCGCGTGGGACCGCGTGGCGGAGGAGGACCGGCGCCTGAGCGTGGAGGCCACCATCGCCAAGCGGTTCGGCGACCCCGCCGAGGTCGCCGCGGCGATCGCCTTCCTGCTGTCGGACGAGGCGTCCTACATCACCGCCACCACCCTCGTCGTCGACGGCGGCTGGAGCGCGACGAAGAACTCCTCCTGA